In Achromobacter spanius, the following proteins share a genomic window:
- a CDS encoding FecCD family ABC transporter permease: protein MSWRVSAPLALGLLAVALVMAVLAASAHGAVSIPLRELPALLWGPATPDNALWRNVLVDIRLPRVLFAVVAGAGLAISGAAMQALFRNPLAEPGLIGISAGGALGAVAAIVLTSGGFWITAPSAFVGSLVATMCAYAVGRRVPGVAGLLLAGVAITAMSFSVIGLFTFVATDAQLRDLTFWNMGSLGGANWNVLAFLGPWVLLMSAWLISQWRVMNALLLGEREAQHLGYALKRVRAQLVLASALIVGPLVAATGTIVFVGLVVPHLVRMTLGANHRWLLPATVLAGGLALVLADWMARTVVVPAELPIGLVTGLVGGPFFLWLLARGRRLG, encoded by the coding sequence ATGTCATGGCGCGTTAGCGCGCCCTTGGCCTTGGGCCTCTTGGCCGTGGCGTTGGTAATGGCCGTGCTGGCCGCCAGCGCCCACGGCGCGGTGTCGATACCGCTGCGCGAACTGCCCGCGCTGCTGTGGGGGCCGGCCACGCCGGACAACGCCCTGTGGCGCAATGTGCTCGTCGACATCCGCCTGCCGCGCGTGCTGTTCGCGGTGGTGGCGGGCGCGGGGCTGGCGATATCGGGCGCGGCCATGCAGGCGCTGTTTCGCAACCCGCTGGCCGAGCCCGGGTTGATCGGCATTTCCGCGGGCGGGGCCTTGGGGGCGGTGGCCGCCATCGTGCTGACTTCGGGCGGCTTCTGGATCACCGCGCCGTCGGCCTTCGTCGGCAGCCTGGTGGCCACAATGTGCGCCTACGCCGTGGGCCGGCGCGTGCCGGGCGTGGCGGGCCTGCTGCTGGCCGGCGTGGCCATCACGGCGATGTCGTTCAGCGTGATCGGGCTGTTCACCTTCGTGGCCACCGATGCGCAACTGCGCGACCTGACGTTCTGGAACATGGGCAGCCTGGGCGGGGCCAACTGGAATGTGCTGGCCTTCCTGGGGCCGTGGGTGCTGCTGATGAGCGCTTGGCTGATCAGCCAATGGCGCGTGATGAACGCCTTGCTGCTGGGCGAGCGCGAGGCCCAGCACCTGGGCTATGCGCTCAAGCGCGTGCGCGCGCAACTGGTGCTGGCCAGCGCGCTGATCGTCGGCCCGCTGGTGGCGGCTACCGGCACCATCGTTTTTGTAGGGCTGGTGGTGCCGCATCTGGTGCGCATGACGCTGGGCGCCAATCACCGCTGGCTGCTGCCCGCCACGGTGCTGGCGGGCGGCCTGGCGCTGGTGCTGGCCGATTGGATGGCCCGCACGGTGGTCGTGCCCGCCGAATTGCCGATCGGCCTGGTCACGGGGCTGGTGGGCGGCCCGTTCTTCCTGTGGCTGCTGGCGCGCGGACGGAGGCTGGGATGA
- a CDS encoding YajQ family cyclic di-GMP-binding protein: MPTFDVVSEVDKHELTNAIDQANRELATRFDFKGTEAKFELDGFVVTQVATSAFQLKQMLDILRGRLSARGIDVRCLDVADPLENLGGARQKVTIKQGIEQPVAKKLIAAIKNAKLKVESQINGDKLRITGKKRDDLQAAIALLKKTDVDLPLQFENFRD; encoded by the coding sequence ATGCCTACTTTTGACGTCGTCTCCGAAGTCGACAAACACGAACTCACCAACGCCATCGACCAAGCCAACCGTGAACTCGCCACCCGTTTCGACTTCAAGGGCACCGAGGCCAAGTTCGAACTGGATGGCTTTGTCGTGACCCAGGTTGCCACAAGCGCGTTCCAGCTCAAGCAGATGCTCGACATCTTGCGCGGCCGCCTGTCGGCGCGCGGCATCGACGTGCGCTGCCTGGACGTGGCCGACCCGCTGGAAAACCTGGGCGGCGCGCGCCAGAAAGTCACCATCAAGCAGGGCATCGAACAGCCCGTGGCCAAGAAGCTGATCGCCGCCATCAAGAACGCCAAGCTCAAGGTGGAATCGCAGATCAACGGCGACAAGCTGCGCATCACCGGCAAGAAGCGCGACGACCTGCAAGCCGCCATCGCGCTGCTGAAAAAAACCGACGTAGACCTGCCCCTGCAGTTCGAGAACTTCCGCGACTAG
- a CDS encoding heme ABC transporter ATP-binding protein: MTLAAHQLTLSRGGTRILTDVSLAVRPGEVVGLLGANGAGKSTLLGALAAELSAEAGQLSLDGAALADMALSRQARRRAVLPQKPGLTFDLDVREVVAMGAYPFPELAPAQVDALVTQALDLADAAHLGGRRYPELSGGEQQRVQFARVLVQCHAARAPGEARYLLLDEPTASLDPKHQTDLLRRAWQLAHTGNTGVLVILHDMNLAARWCDRLLLLSGGRDIAQGRPGDVLSAANLYLAFGIDAQVIPHPLQPDRLLVLTM; the protein is encoded by the coding sequence ATGACGCTTGCCGCACACCAACTGACGCTGTCGCGCGGTGGCACGCGCATCCTGACTGATGTGTCGCTGGCGGTACGCCCCGGTGAAGTCGTGGGCTTGCTGGGGGCCAACGGCGCGGGCAAGTCCACGCTGCTGGGGGCGCTGGCGGCCGAGCTGTCGGCGGAGGCCGGCCAGTTGAGCCTGGACGGCGCGGCGCTTGCCGACATGGCCTTGTCACGGCAAGCACGGCGCCGCGCCGTCCTGCCGCAAAAGCCGGGCCTGACCTTCGACCTGGACGTGCGCGAAGTGGTCGCCATGGGCGCGTACCCCTTTCCCGAACTGGCGCCCGCCCAGGTCGATGCGCTGGTCACCCAGGCGCTGGACCTGGCCGATGCGGCCCACCTGGGCGGCCGCCGCTATCCCGAACTGTCGGGCGGCGAACAGCAGCGCGTGCAGTTCGCGCGCGTACTGGTGCAATGCCACGCCGCGCGCGCGCCCGGTGAAGCGCGCTACCTGCTGCTGGACGAGCCCACCGCCAGCCTGGACCCCAAGCATCAAACCGACTTGCTGCGCCGCGCCTGGCAACTGGCGCACACCGGCAATACGGGCGTACTGGTGATCCTGCATGACATGAACCTGGCCGCGCGCTGGTGCGACCGCCTGCTGCTGCTGAGCGGGGGCCGCGATATCGCGCAGGGCAGGCCGGGGGACGTATTGAGCGCCGCCAACCTGTACCTGGCGTTCGGCATCGACGCGCAGGTGATCCCGCATCCACTGCAACCGGACCGCCTGTTGGTGTTGACGATGTGA
- a CDS encoding LysR family transcriptional regulator, which produces MGHSSELQLVVELARAGGMSAAARQLDVTPAAVSKRLAQIEARLGVRLFNRSTRRLSLTAEGEVYLESARRILDEIEDLDQLIASRQDSPRGRLKVNAPLGFGRSYIAPAIAEFAQKYPDVTLQLQLTDSPADFVRDAFDVAIRFGDLPDTRLIARKIAPNRRLVCASPGYLKTHGVPTTPHDLARHQCIVLRQNEDAYSLWRFTKGRRSETVKVRGALSSNDGEVTLTWGLAGLGILQRAEWDLARYLRSGRLVRVLEDYALPQADIYAVFPERHHLSAKVRIFVDFLVGYFQQESQARW; this is translated from the coding sequence ATGGGGCACTCCAGCGAACTGCAACTGGTGGTTGAGCTGGCGCGCGCGGGCGGCATGTCCGCCGCCGCCCGGCAGTTGGATGTGACCCCGGCGGCCGTCAGCAAACGGCTTGCGCAGATCGAGGCGCGGCTGGGGGTGCGCTTGTTCAACCGCAGCACCCGCCGTCTGAGCCTGACCGCCGAAGGCGAGGTCTACCTGGAAAGCGCGCGCCGCATCCTGGATGAAATCGAAGACCTGGACCAGCTTATCGCCAGCCGCCAGGACAGCCCGCGCGGGCGCCTGAAGGTCAACGCGCCCTTGGGCTTTGGCCGCAGCTACATCGCACCCGCCATCGCCGAATTCGCGCAGAAATACCCCGACGTCACGCTGCAATTGCAGTTGACAGACAGCCCCGCCGACTTCGTGCGCGATGCTTTCGACGTGGCGATCCGGTTCGGCGACCTGCCCGATACACGTCTTATCGCCCGCAAGATCGCGCCCAACCGCCGACTGGTGTGCGCGTCCCCCGGCTACCTGAAGACGCATGGTGTGCCGACCACGCCGCATGACCTCGCGCGCCATCAGTGCATCGTGCTGCGGCAAAACGAAGATGCCTACAGCCTGTGGCGGTTTACCAAGGGGCGCCGCAGCGAAACCGTGAAGGTGCGCGGCGCGCTGAGCAGCAACGATGGCGAAGTGACGCTGACCTGGGGCCTGGCGGGCCTGGGCATCTTGCAGCGTGCCGAATGGGATCTGGCGCGCTACCTGCGCAGCGGCCGGCTGGTGCGCGTGCTGGAAGACTACGCGCTGCCGCAGGCGGACATCTACGCGGTGTTCCCCGAACGCCATCACCTATCGGCCAAGGTCCGCATCTTCGTGGACTTCCTGGTCGGCTATTTCCAGCAGGAATCGCAAGCGCGCTGGTAG